From bacterium, one genomic window encodes:
- a CDS encoding ABC-F family ATP-binding cassette domain-containing protein: EEKERIGLIGPNGAGKTTLLKILAGLETPDTGDVVTQRGLKTAYLAQTPLFKDNATVLDTVLEGTPAHAEDWERHNSALALISKLDLPAEALISKLSGGLKKKTALARELAKEPDLLFLDEPTNHLDIETILGLEEFLQTVGCATLTITHDRLFLEKISNRLLELDRRNENGLLSVNGTYSDYLEIKEELMSAQEKREESLKNTLRRETEWLRQGAKARSTKQKARIERAGDLKEAVEAISARNVVKKVKIDFENSTLPKVLLKAGKISKSHDGKKLFENFDLLVSPGTRLGILGKNGAGKSSLIRVLLKQEEPDKGTVFHADQLKVAYFEQNRDMLDPTLTLAKTFTADGDYVTYRGNKIHIKGYLEKFLFDATQMNMAVGKLSGGEQSRILIAKLMLQPANVLVLDEPTNDLDIATLNILQDCLTEFEGAVILVTHDRYFFDAVVNKVAAFMPRQTKLEFFADLSQWEDAYRSMEPETEVEKEIPAVPKITETTKKKKLSYKDQREFDGMEKKIGTLEETLQQLEEDCGKTSVASNPKRLQEITTQMATLKNEIDQLYKRWAELEAQIS; this comes from the coding sequence GAAGAAAAAGAACGCATTGGATTAATTGGCCCCAATGGAGCCGGCAAGACCACTCTTCTTAAGATTTTAGCCGGCCTTGAAACTCCCGATACAGGCGACGTAGTCACTCAGCGAGGGCTTAAAACAGCCTATTTGGCGCAAACACCCCTATTTAAGGATAACGCTACCGTGCTGGATACTGTATTGGAGGGAACGCCCGCCCATGCCGAAGATTGGGAACGCCACAATAGTGCGCTCGCTTTAATTTCCAAATTAGATCTTCCCGCCGAAGCTCTGATTAGCAAACTCTCCGGTGGTTTAAAAAAGAAAACAGCCTTAGCACGCGAACTGGCCAAAGAACCCGATCTTCTTTTTTTAGACGAACCCACCAATCATTTAGATATTGAAACCATTTTGGGGCTTGAAGAATTTTTGCAAACCGTGGGCTGCGCTACCCTCACCATTACCCACGATCGCTTATTTTTAGAAAAAATATCCAACCGTTTGTTAGAACTCGATCGCCGCAATGAAAACGGCTTATTAAGTGTTAATGGGACCTACAGCGATTACTTGGAAATCAAAGAAGAACTCATGAGTGCGCAGGAAAAACGCGAGGAATCACTGAAAAACACGCTAAGACGCGAAACCGAATGGCTACGCCAGGGCGCCAAAGCACGCAGCACCAAACAAAAAGCCCGCATTGAACGAGCCGGTGATTTAAAAGAAGCCGTAGAAGCCATTAGCGCCAGAAATGTAGTAAAGAAAGTTAAAATTGATTTTGAAAACTCTACACTGCCAAAAGTTTTGCTTAAGGCGGGTAAAATATCCAAAAGTCATGACGGGAAAAAATTATTTGAAAATTTTGATCTGCTTGTTTCTCCAGGAACTCGATTGGGTATTTTAGGAAAAAACGGCGCGGGCAAATCAAGCCTTATCCGCGTTCTGCTCAAACAAGAAGAGCCCGATAAAGGCACTGTATTTCATGCCGATCAACTTAAAGTGGCGTATTTTGAACAGAACCGCGACATGCTTGATCCTACCCTTACGCTTGCCAAAACTTTTACGGCCGACGGCGATTATGTCACTTACCGCGGAAATAAAATTCATATTAAAGGTTATTTGGAAAAATTTTTGTTTGATGCCACACAAATGAATATGGCTGTAGGCAAACTTTCCGGCGGCGAACAAAGCCGCATCCTCATTGCCAAGCTCATGCTACAGCCGGCCAATGTTTTGGTACTCGATGAACCAACCAACGATTTAGATATCGCTACTCTCAACATTTTACAGGATTGTTTAACCGAATTTGAAGGCGCGGTGATTTTAGTAACTCACGATCGCTACTTTTTTGACGCGGTTGTTAATAAAGTAGCCGCCTTCATGCCGCGTCAAACTAAATTGGAATTTTTTGCCGATTTAAGCCAGTGGGAAGATGCTTATCGCAGCATGGAGCCCGAAACAGAAGTGGAAAAGGAAATTCCAGCAGTTCCCAAAATAACCGAAACTACAAAGAAGAAAAAACTTAGCTATAAAGATCAACGCGAGTTTGACGGCATGGAAAAAAAGATCGGTACTTTAGAAGAAACGCTGCAACAATTAGAAGAAGATTGTGGCAAAACAAGTGTTGCCAGTAATCCTAAACGCCTTCAAGAAATCACCACACAAATGGCCACATTAAAAAATGAAATAGACCAACTTTATAAACGCTGGGCCGAATTAGAAGCTCAGATCAGCTAA
- a CDS encoding cyclic nucleotide-binding domain-containing protein, with product MNIFCILTPMDLLLTMADMSPQTEELYRKVKEKTALVIDQVSRVITPTALNLNAGDSLPVGYCYLKKGFIKLFNKNKLIRFYSDGDLLCVPQGFKVSNEFLSQILVFDFATWTQTMNTHAPLACAWGELETFTNQLHLELCSLFVKDDIVSTLKLKSFKAGDCIIREGEASHEIFHLIQGEAEVSSHNKKLATISANEIFGEMGYLTGEARHADVKATSDCLVNIIKKDDFLNLVNTKPRLAEELLQTLARRVAQGNSKILGKA from the coding sequence ATGAATATATTTTGTATTCTTACACCTATGGATTTACTTCTTACTATGGCCGATATGTCGCCTCAAACCGAAGAGCTCTACCGCAAGGTAAAAGAAAAAACGGCTCTTGTTATCGATCAGGTTTCGCGTGTGATCACGCCTACTGCTTTAAATCTGAATGCGGGAGATAGTTTGCCTGTGGGTTACTGTTATTTAAAAAAGGGGTTTATAAAGCTTTTTAATAAAAACAAACTGATACGTTTTTATTCGGATGGCGATCTCTTATGCGTGCCTCAGGGTTTTAAAGTGAGTAACGAGTTTTTAAGTCAAATTCTTGTATTTGATTTTGCCACGTGGACGCAAACTATGAATACCCATGCTCCTCTGGCCTGCGCCTGGGGAGAGCTTGAAACCTTCACTAACCAGTTGCATTTGGAATTGTGTTCTCTTTTTGTAAAAGACGACATTGTTTCGACGCTAAAGCTTAAAAGTTTTAAGGCGGGCGACTGTATTATTCGCGAAGGAGAGGCGTCTCACGAAATTTTTCATCTTATTCAGGGTGAAGCAGAAGTGAGTTCTCATAATAAAAAACTGGCAACCATTAGCGCTAACGAAATTTTTGGAGAAATGGGTTATTTAACCGGCGAGGCCCGCCATGCCGATGTGAAAGCCACAAGTGATTGTTTAGTGAATATTATTAAAAAAGATGATTTTTTAAATTTGGTAAATACAAAACCAAGGCTTGCCGAAGAGTTATTGCAAACCCTGGCACGGCGCGTGGCTCAGGGTAATAGTAAAATTTTAGGGAAAGCCTAA
- a CDS encoding sodium:alanine symporter family protein → MENIQNFFGTLSDIIWGLPLIILLMGTHLFFTIRLKFIQRYLPTMIKISFKSDDTDKGDVSQFGALATALAATIGTGNIVGVATAVASGGPGAVLWMWLTGVFGIATKYAESLLAVKYREVDENGTMSGGAMYVLEKGLKMKGIGVIFAAFTVFAAFAIGNITQANSISTMVANTFNIPTWVTGLTIMIITAVVILGGLKSIARVCEGLVPFMAIFYVVGCLIILIKNYHALPDTFLVIFNSAFSGQAAIGGFIGAGMKEAMRYGVARGLFSNESGLGSAPIVAAAAQTKNPVRQALVSASGTFWDTVVVCAMTGLVVVSAGDWTQGLNGAALTQSAFSHIPYIGPTVLTVGLLTFVFSTILGWSYYGEKAAEYLFGIRSIKPYRYLWVAMVFIGSVVPLKLVWTIGDVASGLMAIPNIFSLLALNGVIVATTQQYLWSGKLDEAGS, encoded by the coding sequence ATGGAAAACATTCAAAATTTTTTTGGCACATTAAGCGATATCATCTGGGGCTTACCTCTTATTATTCTGCTCATGGGCACCCATCTCTTTTTTACAATCCGGCTAAAATTTATTCAACGCTACCTGCCCACCATGATTAAAATTTCTTTTAAATCGGATGATACCGATAAAGGTGATGTGAGCCAGTTTGGTGCTTTGGCAACGGCCCTTGCCGCCACCATTGGCACTGGCAACATTGTGGGCGTTGCTACAGCGGTAGCCTCAGGAGGGCCAGGAGCTGTTTTGTGGATGTGGCTGACCGGCGTTTTTGGCATTGCTACCAAATATGCCGAATCACTACTGGCTGTTAAATACCGCGAAGTGGACGAAAACGGCACGATGTCGGGTGGAGCCATGTATGTTTTAGAAAAAGGCCTTAAGATGAAAGGCATTGGTGTTATTTTTGCCGCCTTCACTGTATTTGCCGCTTTTGCCATCGGTAACATCACACAGGCTAATTCTATTTCTACCATGGTGGCCAATACTTTTAACATTCCCACATGGGTAACCGGGCTTACTATCATGATTATTACCGCTGTGGTTATTTTGGGCGGGCTTAAATCTATTGCTCGTGTGTGCGAAGGGCTTGTTCCCTTCATGGCCATTTTTTATGTGGTGGGCTGTTTGATAATTTTAATTAAAAATTATCATGCGTTGCCGGATACGTTTTTAGTCATTTTCAACAGTGCCTTTAGTGGGCAAGCCGCCATTGGTGGTTTTATCGGTGCCGGGATGAAAGAGGCCATGCGCTATGGTGTGGCCCGTGGTTTATTTTCAAACGAATCAGGCTTGGGAAGCGCACCCATTGTTGCCGCCGCAGCTCAAACAAAAAATCCGGTACGCCAGGCCTTGGTATCGGCCTCTGGAACATTTTGGGATACGGTTGTAGTATGCGCTATGACGGGGCTTGTGGTGGTGAGTGCCGGAGACTGGACTCAAGGATTAAATGGGGCGGCCCTCACTCAATCGGCGTTTTCCCATATTCCCTATATAGGCCCCACCGTTTTAACCGTTGGCTTATTAACGTTTGTTTTCTCCACCATTTTAGGTTGGTCGTATTATGGCGAAAAAGCGGCCGAGTATCTTTTTGGTATCCGCTCTATAAAACCCTATCGCTACCTGTGGGTGGCCATGGTTTTTATTGGATCGGTTGTGCCCTTAAAACTGGTGTGGACCATTGGCGATGTTGCCAGCGGACTGATGGCTATTCCCAATATTTTTTCGCTCCTCGCATTAAATGGCGTGATTGTGGCCACCACACAGCAATATTTATGGAGTGGTAAATTGGATGAGGCTGGTTCATGA
- a CDS encoding dicarboxylate/amino acid:cation symporter, with protein sequence MKKIPIYIYILIAMGLGMAVGLIIGEQASPLGEIGKVFIGLVKTLAAPLLFFAILDAFLKSDLQLKQAFKMISISTVNGLMAIMLGLATAWFIKPGHHLTLPPSMDVDPQNILLKAGKIDFLKTITDYIPQSLVAPFVNNTIISIILISIFCGLALRLVKTQQVQNGDDSFKSIENGITTCLAAIQLMMKGVVYLLPFAVFGAVAKVVGEEGLSPLQGLIWYVGSITGALLIHILIIYQAWIVFVSPYSLKTFWRFAREPLSYALGTGSSLATLPITLKALDKMDVSKASSRMAACVGTNINNDGIILYEALAVLFVAQVYGIELSFAQQVLAIFSCIIAGIGISGIPDAGLISLSLVLATVGLPLEILPLLLTVDWLLGRFRAMTNVISDMTVACVLDQKKSSI encoded by the coding sequence ATGAAAAAGATTCCCATCTACATTTATATTCTCATCGCCATGGGCCTGGGAATGGCCGTGGGATTAATAATTGGAGAACAAGCTAGCCCTTTGGGTGAAATTGGAAAAGTTTTTATTGGTCTTGTGAAAACGCTAGCGGCTCCACTTTTATTTTTTGCCATCCTCGATGCCTTTTTAAAAAGCGATCTTCAGTTAAAACAGGCTTTCAAAATGATTTCCATTTCAACGGTTAATGGCTTGATGGCCATCATGCTGGGGCTTGCCACAGCGTGGTTTATAAAACCCGGGCATCATTTAACTCTTCCGCCCAGCATGGATGTAGACCCACAAAATATTTTACTGAAGGCTGGCAAAATTGATTTTCTTAAAACCATTACCGACTATATCCCGCAAAGCCTTGTTGCCCCTTTTGTAAACAACACCATTATTTCAATTATCCTCATCTCTATTTTTTGTGGCTTGGCTCTGCGTTTGGTAAAAACTCAGCAAGTTCAAAACGGTGACGATAGTTTTAAAAGTATTGAAAACGGGATTACCACTTGTCTTGCCGCTATTCAGCTGATGATGAAAGGCGTTGTGTACTTATTGCCTTTTGCCGTTTTTGGAGCAGTGGCAAAAGTGGTTGGCGAAGAAGGGTTGTCGCCTCTTCAAGGACTTATCTGGTACGTAGGGAGCATTACGGGAGCTTTACTCATCCATATTCTCATCATTTATCAGGCGTGGATTGTTTTTGTATCGCCCTACTCACTTAAAACATTTTGGCGCTTTGCCCGCGAGCCACTCAGTTATGCCCTGGGAACCGGCTCAAGCTTAGCTACTTTGCCCATCACGCTTAAAGCGCTTGATAAGATGGATGTATCAAAAGCCTCTTCACGTATGGCGGCCTGTGTGGGTACCAATATTAATAATGACGGTATTATTTTGTACGAAGCCCTGGCAGTTTTATTTGTGGCTCAAGTTTACGGAATAGAATTATCATTTGCTCAACAGGTGTTAGCTATTTTTTCGTGCATTATTGCCGGCATTGGTATTTCGGGCATTCCCGATGCCGGGCTTATTTCGCTATCACTGGTACTTGCAACCGTAGGGCTGCCTCTTGAAATTTTACCTCTCTTACTCACCGTCGATTGGCTTCTGGGCCGTTTTAGAGCCATGACCAATGTAATAAGCGACATGACCGTTGCCTGCGTATTAGACCAAAAAAAATCGTCCATTTAG
- a CDS encoding ATP-binding cassette domain-containing protein, producing the protein MLKCHNISKSYGKQVLFEGTSLQLNPGERLGLVGRNGHGKSTLFKLILKQEGPDDGDITVPKNYRIGHLEQHIHFTKPTVLEEACTGLTEEDQYDHWKVEAILFGLGFTKKDMDRNPGEFSGGFQIRINLAKVLASNPNLLLLDEPTNYLDIVSIRWITQFLNDWPNELIIISHDREFMDSVTTHTALIHRGKIRKVEGGTEKLYAQVEQDEETYEKTRLAQEKQRKHAEDFINKFRAQAGRAAMVQSRIKMLDKMPEVEELSTIKDLDFKFHYELFEAKTLMEINDLSFAYDKGPLLIPKVNLMVQAKDRIVIIGKNGKGKSTLLNLMAGELKPLTGTVSSHPKTKLGYFGQTNIARLNPKNTIEREIDEANPKLGRTAVKSICGCMMFSGETADKKISSLSGGEKSRVLLGKILATPANLLFLDEPTNHLDMQSIEALTQSIEEFDGAVVIVTHNEEILRRVATKLVIFHHGIVDVFPGSYDDFLEKIGWEEEDPDDAQPVETPSQIEQKVKREKADIINERSKVTSPLKHDMSVLENEITQFEKELARMNEDLIKASQEKNTAVFAELSKKIKDTQKQIETRFSKLEDVSKKLDEQNAKFEGLLKELT; encoded by the coding sequence ATGTTAAAGTGTCACAACATTTCCAAATCGTATGGCAAGCAGGTTTTGTTTGAAGGAACCTCGCTGCAATTAAACCCTGGCGAACGCTTGGGCCTGGTGGGCCGTAACGGGCACGGCAAATCCACTCTTTTTAAACTCATTTTAAAACAAGAAGGCCCCGATGACGGCGATATTACTGTTCCAAAAAACTACCGCATTGGCCATTTGGAGCAGCATATTCATTTTACAAAACCCACGGTTCTTGAAGAAGCCTGCACAGGCTTAACCGAAGAAGACCAGTACGATCACTGGAAAGTAGAAGCTATATTGTTTGGGCTGGGGTTTACAAAAAAAGACATGGACCGCAATCCCGGTGAATTTTCGGGTGGCTTTCAAATCCGTATCAATTTGGCCAAAGTGTTGGCGTCTAATCCTAATTTATTATTATTGGACGAACCCACCAACTATTTGGACATTGTGTCTATCCGCTGGATTACCCAGTTTTTAAACGATTGGCCTAACGAACTTATTATCATTTCGCACGATCGTGAATTTATGGATAGTGTTACCACGCACACCGCGTTGATCCACCGTGGCAAAATTCGTAAAGTAGAAGGTGGCACCGAAAAATTATACGCTCAGGTAGAACAAGACGAAGAAACGTATGAAAAAACGCGCTTAGCCCAGGAAAAACAGCGTAAACACGCCGAAGATTTTATCAATAAATTTAGAGCGCAGGCCGGACGCGCTGCCATGGTGCAATCGCGCATTAAAATGCTGGATAAAATGCCCGAGGTAGAAGAACTATCCACCATTAAAGATCTGGATTTTAAATTTCACTACGAGCTCTTTGAAGCCAAAACACTCATGGAAATTAACGACTTGTCATTTGCGTACGACAAAGGCCCCCTTCTTATTCCCAAAGTTAATTTGATGGTACAGGCTAAAGACCGCATTGTGATTATTGGAAAAAACGGAAAAGGGAAATCCACTCTTCTCAATTTGATGGCAGGTGAACTCAAACCGCTCACTGGAACGGTGTCGAGCCATCCTAAAACCAAGCTGGGTTATTTTGGCCAGACAAATATCGCCCGTCTTAATCCTAAAAACACCATTGAACGTGAAATTGATGAAGCTAATCCAAAACTGGGAAGAACAGCTGTAAAAAGTATTTGCGGATGCATGATGTTTAGTGGCGAAACCGCCGATAAAAAAATATCGAGTTTATCAGGAGGTGAAAAAAGCCGTGTGCTGTTGGGAAAAATTCTGGCTACTCCGGCCAACCTTCTCTTTTTGGATGAACCCACCAACCATCTGGACATGCAAAGCATTGAAGCACTTACACAAAGTATCGAAGAGTTCGATGGCGCTGTCGTTATTGTTACGCACAACGAAGAAATTTTACGCCGCGTGGCTACTAAGCTGGTCATTTTTCATCACGGCATTGTGGATGTATTTCCCGGAAGCTACGATGACTTTTTAGAAAAAATTGGTTGGGAAGAAGAAGACCCGGATGATGCCCAGCCCGTAGAAACGCCCTCTCAGATAGAGCAAAAAGTAAAACGGGAAAAAGCGGATATTATTAACGAACGTTCCAAAGTAACTAGCCCTCTTAAGCATGATATGAGTGTGCTGGAAAATGAGATTACCCAATTTGAAAAAGAGTTGGCGCGCATGAATGAAGATCTCATTAAAGCCTCACAAGAAAAAAACACGGCCGTGTTTGCCGAACTCTCTAAAAAAATAAAAGACACTCAAAAACAAATTGAAACACGTTTTAGTAAATTGGAAGATGTGAGCAAAAAGCTGGATGAACAAAACGCTAAATTTGAAGGCTTATTAAAAGAACTTACTTAA
- a CDS encoding class I SAM-dependent methyltransferase — MEKWDTILKRRDSIKNTNALRLLHRGEGPLECTVDYYAGYMCVWLYHEKDSLLFAQEQLAPFFAEIEKNYPLYGGVFKRANKNPHDQKLITEEKTWGQNIPSPLMVTENEILFNIMLTQNQHTGLFLDQRDNRSFVKNNSFHKKVANLFSYTCSFSLAAALGGATEVFSVDVSQPSLNWGRDNFKLNGLDDTKFNFVKKDVREWLKFQVKKNNMFDLIICDPPTFSKTKSGGFFSVEKEWKELVKDCSQILNKNGQGLFCTNHQAGKKENYHSILKKHFKTVEVLRPPSDFPATALETVQMYWCVK, encoded by the coding sequence ATGGAAAAATGGGATACTATTTTAAAGCGCCGTGACTCTATAAAAAACACCAATGCGTTGCGCTTACTTCACCGTGGCGAGGGGCCTTTGGAATGCACTGTTGATTATTATGCAGGCTATATGTGTGTATGGTTGTATCACGAAAAAGATTCACTTTTGTTTGCACAAGAACAACTGGCCCCTTTTTTTGCTGAAATTGAAAAAAATTACCCGCTCTACGGCGGTGTTTTTAAACGTGCCAATAAAAACCCACACGATCAAAAACTTATTACCGAAGAAAAAACATGGGGCCAAAATATTCCTTCTCCTCTTATGGTTACAGAAAATGAGATCTTGTTTAACATCATGCTTACGCAAAACCAGCATACGGGTTTGTTTTTAGACCAGCGCGATAACCGCTCTTTTGTTAAAAATAACTCCTTCCATAAAAAAGTAGCCAATTTGTTTAGCTATACCTGCTCCTTTTCGTTAGCGGCAGCACTGGGTGGGGCAACGGAGGTGTTTTCGGTAGATGTATCACAGCCTAGCCTTAATTGGGGACGCGATAATTTTAAACTCAATGGTTTGGATGATACGAAATTTAATTTCGTGAAAAAAGATGTGCGCGAGTGGCTTAAGTTTCAGGTTAAAAAAAATAATATGTTCGATCTCATTATTTGCGATCCGCCAACTTTTTCTAAAACGAAGAGCGGAGGCTTTTTTAGTGTGGAGAAAGAATGGAAAGAGCTGGTGAAAGATTGCTCTCAAATTTTAAATAAAAATGGCCAAGGCCTTTTTTGCACCAATCATCAAGCGGGCAAAAAAGAAAATTACCATTCAATTTTAAAAAAACATTTTAAAACGGTAGAGGTTTTAAGGCCACCCTCCGATTTCCCGGCCACCGCTTTAGAAACAGTACAGATGTATTGGTGTGTTAAGTAA
- a CDS encoding cytochrome c: MRSLFILSLLLVSVSSYAAGDAVAGKAKFDMLCASCHGATGGGDGVASAALNPKPRVLSDPAFQASKTDDHLKNVIKNGGASVGLSATMPAWGAALTDADIDNVVAFIRSLKK; the protein is encoded by the coding sequence ATGCGTTCTCTTTTTATTTTATCCCTGTTATTGGTTTCGGTTAGCTCTTATGCTGCCGGCGATGCCGTAGCCGGTAAAGCTAAATTTGATATGTTGTGCGCAAGTTGTCACGGTGCTACCGGTGGCGGCGATGGCGTGGCTTCAGCAGCCTTAAACCCCAAACCCCGTGTTTTATCGGATCCTGCTTTTCAGGCTTCTAAAACCGATGATCACTTAAAAAACGTGATTAAAAACGGTGGCGCTTCGGTTGGTTTGTCGGCCACCATGCCGGCTTGGGGTGCTGCTTTAACCGATGCCGATATCGACAATGTGGTGGCTTTTATCCGCAGCCTTAAAAAATAA
- the ygiD gene encoding 4,5-DOPA dioxygenase extradiol: MSHSPQPALFIGHGNPMHAVSDNAFTAMLSRLGESFEKPKALVCVSAHWLTQGTFVTSNEHPKTIHDFGGFPQELFNVQYPAPGAPELAQQICDAIREPSIKLNDEWGLDHGCWAVLKHLYPKADVPVVQLSISIAESPAFHFELGKQLSFLRDEGVMIIGSGNVVHNLSRIQWHGEAKPYSWAQHFETWVKERLVAHEHQALVHDALKSEEGKLSAPTPDHWYPLLYVLGASRQSDKLQCEYEGIEMGSISMLSFSYS, encoded by the coding sequence ATGTCTCATTCCCCACAACCCGCTTTGTTTATTGGCCATGGTAACCCAATGCATGCGGTAAGCGACAATGCTTTTACGGCCATGCTATCTCGTTTAGGAGAGAGTTTTGAAAAGCCCAAGGCACTTGTGTGTGTATCGGCGCATTGGTTAACACAGGGTACTTTTGTAACCAGTAACGAGCATCCAAAAACCATTCACGATTTTGGAGGATTTCCCCAAGAACTTTTTAACGTGCAATACCCGGCACCCGGAGCACCCGAATTGGCGCAACAAATTTGTGATGCTATTCGTGAGCCTTCTATCAAGCTAAATGATGAGTGGGGGCTCGATCACGGATGTTGGGCGGTGTTAAAGCATCTGTATCCCAAAGCCGATGTGCCGGTGGTGCAGCTGAGTATCTCCATCGCTGAGTCTCCCGCATTTCATTTTGAATTAGGAAAGCAACTCAGTTTTTTACGCGATGAAGGTGTGATGATCATTGGTAGTGGGAATGTGGTGCATAACTTATCACGTATTCAGTGGCATGGAGAGGCTAAACCTTACAGTTGGGCCCAGCACTTTGAAACGTGGGTTAAAGAAAGATTGGTTGCTCACGAGCATCAAGCTTTAGTGCACGATGCTTTAAAAAGTGAAGAAGGCAAGTTAAGCGCTCCTACGCCCGATCACTGGTATCCTTTGTTGTACGTGCTGGGCGCCTCCCGGCAAAGCGATAAGCTTCAGTGTGAATATGAAGGCATTGAAATGGGTTCTATTTCGATGTTGTCGTTTAGTTATTCTTAA
- a CDS encoding cytochrome b/b6 domain-containing protein has translation MESTRIYDVPTRIFHVLFAALFIIAWSIGNTIDDDSALFAYHMIAGLLLAFVVMLRIFWGFTGSRHARFSSFPLNPKELFTYFKNIFSTSATRYSGHNPASSWAAIIMMGLAVGLGITGFLMTQYGEQELLEELHELLANTFIVIVLLHIAGVMLHTLKHRDAIGMSMLHGKKLGISASAGITKSHVMAGILFLSLISGFAFYLNKNYDSASRTLTLAGITLNLGEAEEGNDSGLEQNDEHEDRDDD, from the coding sequence ATGGAATCGACTCGCATTTATGATGTGCCCACCCGAATTTTCCATGTGTTGTTTGCTGCTTTATTTATTATCGCCTGGAGTATCGGCAACACCATCGACGACGATTCGGCGCTCTTTGCTTATCACATGATAGCCGGACTTTTGTTGGCTTTTGTTGTTATGCTAAGAATATTTTGGGGTTTTACAGGAAGCCGCCATGCACGTTTTTCTTCGTTTCCTTTAAATCCAAAAGAACTCTTCACCTATTTTAAAAATATTTTCTCAACGAGTGCCACGCGCTATTCAGGGCACAACCCCGCATCAAGTTGGGCGGCAATTATAATGATGGGACTTGCTGTAGGCTTGGGAATTACCGGTTTTTTAATGACCCAATACGGCGAACAAGAACTTCTTGAAGAGCTCCATGAATTATTGGCCAATACATTTATTGTTATTGTGTTATTGCACATTGCTGGAGTGATGCTACACACTTTAAAGCATAGAGATGCCATTGGGATGAGCATGCTTCATGGTAAAAAGCTTGGAATAAGCGCCTCGGCAGGCATTACCAAATCGCATGTTATGGCTGGCATTCTTTTTTTATCACTTATTAGCGGGTTTGCGTTTTATCTAAACAAAAATTATGATTCGGCTAGTCGCACACTTACACTTGCGGGCATAACTTTAAACCTGGGAGAAGCAGAAGAAGGAAATGATTCTGGCTTGGAACAGAATGACGAACATGAGGATAGAGATGATGATTAA
- a CDS encoding LuxR C-terminal-related transcriptional regulator has protein sequence MNHKERWAISALLLGIIVLVVFDLATDFKAGGRWWHLGAEGLMAITAMGGIFLLIRDTLTLKRHLASEKERSLQLKTESENWRTQSKKYIEGLSQAIDQQLNTWNLTDSEKEVAFLLLKGLSFKEIAHARNTSEKTARAQSASIYSKSGLSGRSELSAFFLEDLLLPNNSE, from the coding sequence ATGAACCACAAAGAACGTTGGGCCATATCTGCCCTTTTACTAGGCATTATTGTGCTTGTTGTTTTTGATTTAGCCACCGATTTTAAAGCGGGTGGCCGCTGGTGGCATTTGGGCGCCGAAGGGCTTATGGCCATTACGGCCATGGGAGGAATTTTCTTACTCATCCGCGATACACTAACGCTTAAACGGCACCTAGCCAGCGAAAAGGAGCGTTCGCTCCAGCTTAAAACCGAATCGGAAAATTGGCGCACTCAATCCAAAAAATACATCGAGGGTTTAAGCCAGGCTATCGACCAACAGCTTAACACCTGGAACCTTACCGATTCCGAAAAAGAAGTGGCCTTTCTTTTACTAAAAGGTTTAAGTTTTAAAGAAATTGCCCATGCCCGTAACACAAGCGAAAAAACGGCCCGGGCACAATCAGCATCCATTTATTCAAAATCTGGTTTAAGTGGCCGCTCCGAACTTTCGGCCTTTTTTTTAGAAGACTTGCTCCTGCCCAACAATTCTGAATAA